Proteins from a genomic interval of Pseudoalteromonas rubra:
- a CDS encoding ABC transporter substrate-binding protein: protein MRTETPAEQPALVALTRTFIHWVFGFIICLLPGPALAMNKSAEIVIPLNNWASQRVLSHAVGDMVKRYGFAVSYRDMPARDQWGALQKGLIHFQIEIWQQSMAGSFNRMLDNQYIVDLGMHDAMVREEWWYPDYVAALCPGLPDWKALNACASLFSAKPEEAKGTFYTIDWDYQDADLIRALGLNFTIERLSNEAELWQKLELASERNQPIVLINWTPNWTDFYRPGQFVEFPAYEKACETEASWGINRNLLNDCGNPQQGWLRKAGWPGLEQTYPCIYNLLKKVNFSQDMIADASALSIIEGHTELQAAQLWQTKYAPEIAHWLDPACLN, encoded by the coding sequence ATGCGCACTGAAACACCCGCTGAGCAACCTGCGCTGGTTGCTCTAACCAGGACATTTATCCATTGGGTATTTGGTTTCATCATTTGTTTACTACCTGGCCCCGCATTGGCAATGAACAAATCAGCCGAAATTGTTATTCCACTGAACAACTGGGCAAGCCAACGCGTACTGTCACATGCCGTCGGTGACATGGTCAAACGTTATGGCTTTGCTGTCAGCTACCGCGATATGCCTGCGCGCGATCAATGGGGCGCATTACAAAAAGGGTTAATTCACTTTCAGATTGAGATCTGGCAGCAATCCATGGCTGGGTCATTCAACAGAATGCTGGATAACCAGTATATTGTTGATTTAGGCATGCACGACGCGATGGTCCGCGAGGAATGGTGGTACCCCGACTATGTCGCAGCGCTTTGCCCCGGGCTGCCCGACTGGAAAGCACTCAATGCCTGTGCTTCCTTGTTTTCAGCCAAACCTGAAGAGGCCAAAGGCACCTTCTATACAATTGACTGGGATTATCAGGACGCGGACTTAATACGCGCATTAGGACTTAACTTCACAATAGAACGTCTCAGTAATGAGGCAGAGCTTTGGCAGAAACTGGAGCTAGCCAGTGAGCGCAATCAGCCAATTGTGCTCATAAACTGGACTCCTAACTGGACGGACTTTTACCGGCCCGGACAGTTTGTCGAGTTTCCTGCGTATGAAAAAGCCTGTGAGACTGAAGCCAGCTGGGGTATCAATCGCAATCTGCTCAATGACTGCGGTAATCCGCAACAAGGCTGGTTAAGAAAAGCAGGCTGGCCAGGTCTGGAGCAGACTTATCCTTGTATTTATAACCTGCTAAAGAAAGTCAATTTTTCGCAAGACATGATTGCTGACGCGTCGGCTCTGTCTATTATCGAGGGGCATACGGAATTACAGGCTGCCCAACTATGGCAAACCAAATACGCCCCTGAAATAGCACACTGGCTGGACCCTGCTTGTTTAAACTAG
- a CDS encoding MipA/OmpV family protein has product MKHHAILILSVLYALPVLANSEPEMMSMPIDIAGPVAIFEPPAGWRYAVGLGIESEPEYHGSGETATEADPYIEVAYRAQRWAFQSNLMSNAVFYQIQPDLVLRGWLNFEEGREQNEASDKSLDGLGDIDEMMEWGVGAAWQINGPLTLGVFAQTYTGGDPKKGSVGFVTVHYRIVNESDLKLELGADISFANSDHMQTEFGITAAQARESVYSSYQLGGGVKSYGISANGVYAFNKSWLLSFAVDYEVYASKVADSPLVRAGSDSEVEASLGLIYRF; this is encoded by the coding sequence ATGAAACACCACGCTATTTTAATATTATCTGTTTTGTACGCTTTACCTGTGTTGGCAAACTCAGAGCCCGAAATGATGTCTATGCCAATCGACATCGCCGGACCTGTCGCTATATTTGAGCCACCAGCGGGCTGGCGATATGCCGTAGGACTCGGCATTGAATCCGAACCTGAATATCACGGCTCGGGTGAGACTGCGACAGAGGCTGACCCCTATATTGAAGTTGCTTATCGAGCCCAACGTTGGGCGTTTCAATCCAACCTGATGAGCAACGCGGTATTCTATCAAATTCAGCCTGATCTTGTGTTGCGTGGCTGGCTCAACTTTGAAGAGGGAAGGGAGCAAAACGAGGCCAGTGACAAGAGCTTAGATGGACTGGGTGACATTGATGAAATGATGGAGTGGGGCGTTGGGGCTGCATGGCAAATTAATGGGCCACTGACTTTGGGCGTGTTTGCGCAAACTTATACAGGGGGAGATCCCAAAAAGGGCAGTGTGGGGTTTGTGACAGTCCACTATCGAATAGTGAATGAGTCAGATTTAAAACTCGAGCTGGGGGCTGATATCAGTTTTGCAAACAGTGACCACATGCAAACTGAGTTTGGTATTACAGCTGCGCAGGCCAGGGAGAGTGTTTATTCGTCTTATCAGCTCGGTGGAGGGGTAAAGTCTTATGGGATAAGTGCAAACGGGGTATACGCATTTAATAAAAGCTGGTTATTATCGTTTGCTGTGGATTATGAGGTGTATGCCTCAAAAGTGGCAGACAGTCCATTAGTGAGAGCGGGCAGTGACAGTGAAGTCGAGGCCAGCCTTGGTCTGATCTATCGCTTTTAA
- a CDS encoding aspartyl/asparaginyl beta-hydroxylase domain-containing protein, giving the protein MMPILFLLFLSVCAMIYVYRFRGCARFATVHEYLRKGWPIFAPLNVFLYMTSHRRARAPFTSVDDYPELKLLQDNWQVIAAEASQLMASGQFIQTTAQENASYYDVGFRTFYKYGWSKFYCTWYGETLHSAKALCPNTVALLKSIPSVNGAMFTLLPPNAQLTRHLDPVACSLRYHLGLDTPNDPNCFISVDGKRTFWRNGHAFMFDETYLHYVKNDTRQYRLILMCDIDRPVNILGRPVNWLYKKFVRLLLVPNLPGDQSGPFNRLFARLMPTLNRAKKLKKTNPRLYYPLKWLVNFSLLGILLLVLALIFRLIIAVVN; this is encoded by the coding sequence ATGATGCCTATTTTATTTCTGCTGTTCCTGAGTGTCTGTGCCATGATTTACGTCTACCGTTTCCGGGGCTGTGCGCGATTTGCCACTGTGCATGAATATCTGCGTAAAGGCTGGCCTATTTTTGCGCCGTTAAATGTTTTTCTCTATATGACATCTCACCGACGGGCGCGGGCGCCTTTTACCAGTGTGGATGATTACCCGGAACTGAAGCTGCTACAGGATAACTGGCAAGTCATTGCTGCCGAGGCGTCACAGTTAATGGCCAGCGGCCAGTTTATTCAGACGACTGCGCAGGAGAACGCCAGCTATTATGATGTCGGGTTTCGTACTTTTTATAAATATGGCTGGAGTAAGTTCTATTGCACCTGGTACGGCGAAACACTCCACTCAGCTAAAGCGCTGTGCCCCAATACCGTTGCACTCTTAAAATCGATCCCCAGTGTAAACGGTGCCATGTTTACCCTGTTGCCCCCGAATGCCCAGCTTACCCGTCACCTTGACCCGGTTGCCTGCTCTTTACGCTATCACCTGGGGCTGGACACGCCGAACGATCCCAATTGTTTTATTTCTGTCGACGGAAAAAGGACGTTCTGGCGCAATGGTCACGCATTTATGTTCGATGAAACCTACCTGCACTACGTGAAAAACGACACCAGACAGTATCGCCTGATACTGATGTGTGATATCGATCGGCCCGTGAATATACTGGGCCGCCCGGTCAACTGGCTCTATAAAAAGTTTGTACGCTTGTTGCTCGTACCAAATTTACCGGGCGATCAATCCGGGCCATTTAACCGACTATTTGCTCGCCTCATGCCCACGTTAAACCGGGCAAAAAAACTAAAAAAAACCAATCCCAGGCTCTATTACCCGCTGAAGTGGCTAGTCAACTTCAGCCTGCTCGGTATCCTGTTACTGGTACTTGCCTTGATATTTAGGTTGATAATTGCGGTGGTTAATTAG
- a CDS encoding response regulator transcription factor encodes MLRILIAEDHLDIAENIGDYLTAKGHQVDFAYDGAMAVSLAQTQTFDAIVMDIMMPKLDGLKATAQIRQGQQPQVPILMLTAKDRLDDKLNGFDSGVDDYILKPFAIAELYARLLAHTRKAQNDYHSVLAVNGLALDQKNKTACFNGQALKLNPTTFKILTLLCKSHPNLVDKAELEFQLWGDLLPENDVLRSHVYNLRKSLAGCAEHLKIQSKHGQGYQLVFI; translated from the coding sequence GTGTTGCGAATATTAATAGCAGAAGATCACCTGGATATTGCAGAAAATATCGGGGATTACTTAACAGCCAAAGGCCACCAGGTGGACTTTGCCTATGATGGGGCAATGGCTGTGAGTCTGGCACAAACGCAAACGTTTGACGCGATTGTGATGGACATCATGATGCCCAAACTGGACGGGTTAAAAGCCACGGCTCAGATACGCCAGGGGCAGCAGCCTCAGGTGCCCATTTTAATGCTGACAGCAAAAGATCGGCTGGATGATAAGCTGAACGGATTTGATTCCGGGGTGGATGATTATATTCTTAAGCCCTTCGCCATTGCTGAATTGTATGCCAGGCTGCTTGCCCATACCCGTAAGGCACAAAATGACTACCATTCTGTTTTGGCCGTGAATGGTCTGGCGTTAGATCAGAAAAACAAAACGGCATGTTTCAATGGCCAGGCCCTGAAGTTAAACCCAACCACCTTTAAAATTTTGACTTTGCTATGTAAAAGTCACCCAAATCTGGTGGATAAAGCAGAGCTGGAGTTTCAACTCTGGGGCGACCTGCTGCCAGAGAATGATGTATTGAGAAGTCATGTTTATAATCTGAGAAAGTCGTTGGCGGGGTGTGCGGAACACTTAAAGATCCAATCAAAACATGGTCAGGGGTACCAGCTTGTTTTTATCTGA
- a CDS encoding sensor histidine kinase has product MFLSDCQSKLARFARTLSLSQRVKATFIASFSVFCMLSLLVVFAATKGTEDYIFEKQLSRVVTQFSQNYAQRHTFLFPEGIVAYARFADIPPLLAEYIDSTTPGVFELEHPDEQDFHYAVARMPDNSLYYFIYDVNEVEISENLERMMMQIIFSSFTLFILLFFVIFHLVLKRSLAPMFTLIEQVKKSDGSSDPRFITEYKYEDDEIGLLNKTLADYAQRIEAFVQREREFTSFASHELRTPVTVIKGANELLKLHSEREPALAKPLARLERAVNSMEDMITVLLELAREDKTGQTAQAELASVVEEVLLAFQCQADKNGKTLSLIASSKNSPSITRVNGLIVISNLVRNAIQHSTEADIELRVTDSTFSVSNILQPGQSAHVSEFFSGTEQGYGLGKIIVERVCRQQNWQYTQRIEGSQICVTIDFSG; this is encoded by the coding sequence TTGTTTTTATCTGATTGTCAGTCAAAGTTAGCTCGCTTTGCCCGTACTCTGAGCCTGAGTCAGCGTGTTAAGGCCACGTTTATCGCCAGCTTTAGTGTGTTTTGCATGCTGAGTTTGCTGGTGGTATTTGCCGCAACCAAAGGCACCGAAGATTATATTTTTGAAAAGCAGCTGAGCCGGGTTGTGACTCAGTTTAGTCAAAACTATGCACAGAGGCACACGTTTTTATTCCCTGAAGGGATAGTGGCCTATGCCCGGTTTGCTGATATTCCGCCATTGCTTGCTGAGTACATCGACAGCACCACACCTGGCGTGTTTGAGCTGGAACATCCCGACGAACAAGACTTTCATTATGCCGTTGCCAGAATGCCGGATAATTCTTTGTATTACTTCATTTATGATGTCAATGAGGTGGAAATTTCCGAAAACCTGGAGCGCATGATGATGCAGATTATTTTTTCCAGTTTTACGTTATTTATTTTGCTGTTTTTTGTGATTTTTCATCTTGTGTTGAAACGCTCGCTTGCGCCGATGTTTACTTTGATAGAGCAGGTTAAGAAAAGTGATGGGTCGTCGGATCCGCGATTTATCACTGAATACAAATATGAAGATGATGAAATCGGCCTGCTAAACAAAACACTGGCTGATTATGCACAACGTATTGAAGCGTTCGTTCAGCGAGAGCGCGAGTTTACCAGTTTTGCCAGTCATGAATTACGCACCCCAGTGACGGTGATCAAAGGTGCCAATGAGCTGTTAAAGCTGCACAGTGAAAGGGAGCCGGCGCTGGCAAAACCGCTGGCGCGGCTGGAACGCGCAGTCAATAGTATGGAAGACATGATCACCGTATTGCTTGAATTGGCAAGAGAGGATAAAACAGGGCAAACGGCGCAGGCTGAGTTGGCCTCAGTGGTTGAAGAAGTCTTGTTAGCGTTTCAGTGTCAGGCGGACAAAAATGGCAAAACGCTGTCCCTGATCGCATCGTCGAAAAATAGCCCGAGCATCACACGCGTGAACGGACTGATTGTGATTAGTAACCTGGTCAGGAATGCCATTCAGCACTCGACAGAGGCGGACATAGAGTTGCGTGTGACAGACAGTACTTTTAGCGTGAGCAATATATTACAACCCGGGCAATCGGCGCATGTCAGCGAGTTTTTTTCTGGCACAGAGCAAGGGTATGGACTCGGGAAAATCATTGTTGAACGTGTTTGTCGCCAACAAAACTGGCAATACACGCAACGCATAGAGGGGAGTCAGATCTGTGTCACAATCGATTTTTCCGGGTGA